Proteins encoded within one genomic window of Bacillus thuringiensis:
- a CDS encoding ABC-F family ATP-binding cassette domain-containing protein, with protein MILLQVNALSKLYGAETILANIKLEVQTKDRIALVGRNGAGKSTLLKIIAGELSHDGGEIIKPKDVSIGYLAQNTGLETSLTIWDEMLTVFTHLQQMETKLRRLEQEMGKEENFSTEATYERLLADYDQLQLDYKDQGGYQYEADIRSILSGLGFPVETHQTTISTLSGGQKTRLALGKLLLTKPDLLILDEPTNHLDIETLTWLEQYLQGYPGAILIVSHDRYFLDKLVTQVYEISNKESRRFVGNYSKYLDLKSALYEQEMKRYEKQQDEIAKLEDFVQKNIARASTTKRAQSRRKQLDRMELLTRPLGDSKSASFHFDIEKQSGNDVLQVKDATIGYNEDPIIEHVTMRLTRGDSVALVGPNGIGKSTLLKSLVNKLPLLNGDVSFGSNVSVGYYDQEQANLTSSKRVLNELWDEYPLQPEKEIRTILGNFLFTGDDVLKPVSSLSGGQKARLALAKLMMQKSNLLILDEPTNHLDLNSKEILENALIDYPGTLLFVSHDRYFINRVTTTVVELSTEGAQEYLGDYDYYVAKKNEMIERAELEQEDEAPVQKTVAQEKLNYLEEKERKKLERQRTRKIEELEQNIVAFEEEIATLEDQLCLPEIYADYEKASEITTKKQTLQEQLDACMAEWEELHL; from the coding sequence TTGATTTTATTACAAGTAAACGCGCTTTCGAAATTATACGGTGCAGAAACGATTCTTGCAAACATAAAATTGGAAGTTCAAACGAAAGATCGTATCGCATTAGTCGGACGAAATGGAGCCGGAAAATCTACATTATTAAAAATAATAGCTGGTGAGCTATCTCATGATGGTGGCGAAATTATAAAACCGAAAGATGTCTCAATCGGATATTTGGCCCAAAATACCGGGTTAGAAACGTCTTTAACAATTTGGGATGAAATGTTAACCGTCTTTACACACTTGCAACAAATGGAGACAAAACTTCGAAGGCTAGAGCAAGAGATGGGAAAAGAAGAAAACTTTTCAACCGAGGCTACATATGAAAGATTATTAGCTGATTATGACCAATTGCAATTAGATTATAAAGACCAAGGTGGCTACCAATATGAAGCAGATATCCGTTCGATTTTAAGTGGTCTTGGCTTCCCAGTTGAAACGCACCAGACGACGATTTCCACATTAAGCGGTGGACAAAAAACACGATTAGCTCTCGGTAAATTATTATTAACGAAACCAGACCTACTTATTTTGGACGAGCCTACAAACCATTTAGACATCGAAACATTAACATGGCTTGAACAATATTTACAAGGTTATCCTGGCGCAATACTAATCGTTTCCCATGACCGTTATTTCTTAGATAAACTCGTTACACAAGTATATGAAATTTCGAATAAAGAAAGTAGACGATTTGTTGGTAACTACAGTAAATATTTAGACTTAAAATCAGCACTATACGAGCAAGAAATGAAACGTTATGAGAAACAACAAGATGAAATCGCTAAGCTGGAAGACTTCGTTCAAAAAAATATAGCTCGTGCATCTACGACAAAACGTGCGCAAAGCCGTCGTAAACAATTAGATCGAATGGAATTATTAACAAGACCATTAGGTGATTCTAAGTCAGCTTCCTTCCACTTCGATATTGAAAAACAAAGTGGAAATGACGTTTTACAAGTAAAGGATGCAACCATCGGATATAATGAGGATCCGATTATTGAACATGTAACAATGCGCTTAACTCGCGGGGATAGTGTTGCTTTAGTTGGTCCAAACGGAATTGGAAAATCCACATTATTAAAATCACTTGTGAATAAGTTACCCCTATTAAATGGTGATGTTTCTTTCGGATCCAATGTATCTGTTGGCTATTATGATCAGGAACAAGCTAACTTAACATCTTCTAAGCGCGTATTAAATGAATTATGGGATGAATATCCTCTGCAACCTGAAAAGGAAATTCGCACGATACTAGGTAACTTCTTATTCACAGGGGATGATGTACTAAAACCAGTATCTTCTCTGAGTGGTGGACAAAAAGCTCGGTTAGCTCTTGCAAAACTTATGATGCAAAAATCAAATTTATTAATTCTCGATGAACCTACGAACCATCTTGATTTAAATAGTAAAGAGATTTTGGAGAATGCTTTAATTGATTATCCAGGTACTCTTCTATTTGTCTCACATGACCGCTACTTTATTAATCGTGTAACGACAACCGTTGTTGAGTTATCAACAGAAGGTGCACAGGAGTATTTAGGGGATTACGATTACTACGTTGCAAAGAAAAATGAGATGATCGAACGTGCGGAATTAGAGCAAGAAGATGAAGCACCGGTTCAAAAGACAGTTGCACAAGAAAAATTAAATTATCTCGAAGAAAAAGAGCGCAAAAAATTAGAACGTCAACGTACTCGAAAAATTGAGGAGCTAGAACAAAACATTGTAGCATTTGAAGAAGAAATTGCTACGTTAGAAGATCAACTTTGCTTACCAGAAATATATGCAGATTATGAAAAGGCTAGTGAAATTACAACAAAAAAACAAACACTACAAGAGCAACTCGATGCTTGTATGGCAGAATGGGAAGAATTACATTTATAA
- a CDS encoding redox-sensing transcriptional repressor Rex: MEQQKIPQATAKRLPLYYRFIQNLSLSGKQRVSSAELSEAVKVDSATIRRDFSYFGALGKKGYGYNVNYLLSFFRETLDQDDITRVALIGVGNLGTAFLHYNFTKNNNTKIEMAFDVSEEKVGTEIGGIPVYHLDELEERLSTDIQVAILTVPATVAQSVADRLAETNVHGILNFTPARLNVSDNIRIHHIDLAVELQTLVYFLKNYPQ, encoded by the coding sequence ATGGAGCAGCAGAAAATTCCACAAGCCACTGCTAAGAGATTGCCTCTATACTATCGATTTATCCAAAACTTATCTCTGTCTGGTAAGCAACGTGTTTCATCAGCCGAATTAAGTGAAGCGGTAAAGGTTGATTCCGCAACAATTCGAAGAGATTTCTCATACTTTGGAGCGTTAGGGAAAAAAGGATATGGATATAACGTAAATTATTTATTATCATTTTTCCGTGAAACACTCGACCAAGATGATATAACACGTGTAGCGCTTATTGGAGTAGGTAATTTAGGGACCGCTTTCTTACATTATAATTTCACGAAAAACAATAATACAAAAATTGAAATGGCGTTTGACGTTAGTGAAGAGAAAGTCGGAACAGAAATCGGGGGCATTCCTGTATATCATTTAGATGAATTAGAAGAACGTTTATCAACTGATATACAAGTGGCAATATTAACAGTACCCGCTACAGTAGCACAATCTGTAGCAGATAGATTGGCAGAAACGAACGTGCATGGTATTTTAAATTTCACACCAGCACGCTTAAATGTGTCAGACAATATAAGAATTCATCATATTGATTTAGCAGTGGAGTTACAAACACTTGTTTACTTTTTAAAAAATTATCCACAATAA
- a CDS encoding YdiK family protein: MRNSPLFMAALYFLLGCIFTRFAITNVTDTIWNMWTILFAVMATIDFNLALRLILVKFTKKKQ, translated from the coding sequence ATGAGAAACTCACCATTGTTCATGGCTGCATTGTACTTCCTTCTAGGATGTATCTTTACACGCTTCGCCATTACGAACGTAACAGATACAATTTGGAATATGTGGACAATACTATTTGCAGTTATGGCAACGATTGATTTTAATTTGGCACTTCGCCTTATCTTAGTTAAATTCACAAAGAAAAAACAATAA
- a CDS encoding CPBP family intramembrane glutamic endopeptidase translates to MKKQYWWVIVTYILMQLSSIAGLPLLLKTGLYDNRGFTREEKFQLITGHWAIISFFIALCIVLWLLRTDIRDRYLDTKRSTVPATIGWIFIGFFLAFFSQSIAGMIEMYVLGIKPGSENTARLMDIARTTPWFLIVISIIGPILEEIVFRKILFGTLYKKFNFFIAAIISSLVFAAIHFDFTHLLVYTAMGLVFAFLYVKTKRIIVPIAAHVAMNTLVAIAQVLVSNEQIQEMIKEAEKMQGFIGGFLV, encoded by the coding sequence TTGAAAAAACAATATTGGTGGGTTATCGTTACATACATTTTAATGCAGTTATCATCAATTGCTGGATTACCACTTCTCCTGAAAACTGGACTTTATGATAACAGGGGATTTACTAGGGAAGAAAAATTTCAACTCATAACTGGTCACTGGGCAATCATTAGCTTCTTTATTGCATTATGTATCGTACTTTGGTTACTTAGAACAGATATTCGCGACAGATATTTAGATACAAAGCGTTCTACTGTTCCAGCTACGATTGGTTGGATTTTTATCGGGTTCTTCTTAGCATTTTTCTCGCAAAGTATTGCTGGTATGATTGAAATGTATGTATTAGGTATTAAACCTGGATCTGAAAATACAGCAAGACTTATGGATATCGCAAGAACGACACCTTGGTTCCTTATCGTCATCTCTATAATAGGACCTATTTTGGAAGAAATCGTATTTAGAAAAATTTTATTTGGTACACTTTATAAGAAGTTTAACTTCTTTATTGCCGCTATCATTAGTTCCCTTGTATTTGCGGCGATTCATTTTGATTTTACTCACTTATTGGTATACACTGCTATGGGGCTCGTATTCGCCTTCTTATATGTAAAAACGAAGCGTATTATCGTTCCGATTGCAGCTCATGTTGCAATGAATACATTAGTTGCAATTGCTCAAGTTTTAGTGAGTAACGAACAAATTCAAGAAATGATTAAAGAAGCTGAAAAAATGCAAGGCTTTATCGGAGGATTTTTAGTATGA
- the groES gene encoding co-chaperone GroES, with translation MLKPLGDRVVIELVQAEEKTASGIVLPDTAKEKPQEGKVIAVGTGRVLENGERVALEVAAGDLIIFSKYAGTEVKYEGTDYLILRESDILAVIG, from the coding sequence ATGCTAAAGCCATTAGGTGATCGCGTTGTAATTGAGCTTGTTCAAGCGGAAGAAAAAACAGCAAGTGGTATTGTATTACCAGACACAGCAAAAGAAAAACCACAAGAGGGTAAAGTTATTGCAGTAGGTACTGGTCGAGTGCTTGAAAATGGTGAGCGTGTTGCTTTAGAGGTAGCAGCAGGTGATCTTATCATCTTCTCAAAATATGCAGGTACTGAAGTGAAATATGAAGGTACAGACTACTTGATTTTACGTGAAAGTGACATTTTAGCAGTTATCGGTTAA
- the groL gene encoding chaperonin GroEL (60 kDa chaperone family; promotes refolding of misfolded polypeptides especially under stressful conditions; forms two stacked rings of heptamers to form a barrel-shaped 14mer; ends can be capped by GroES; misfolded proteins enter the barrel where they are refolded when GroES binds), with protein MAKDIKFSEEARRSMLRGVDTLANAVKVTLGPKGRNVVLEKKFGSPLITNDGVTIAKEIELEDAFENMGAKLVAEVASKTNDVAGDGTTTATVLAQAMIREGLKNVTAGANPMGLRKGIEKAVVAAVEELKTISKPIEGKSSIAQVAAISAADEEVGQLIAEAMERVGNDGVITLEESKGFTTELDVVEGMQFDRGYASPYMITDSDKMEAVLDNPYILITDKKISNIQEILPVLEQVVQQGKPLLIIAEDVEGEALATLVVNKLRGTFNVVAVKAPGFGDRRKAMLEDIAILTGGEVITEELGRDLKSATVESLGRAGKVVVTKENTTVVEGIGNTQQIEARIGQIRAQLEETTSEFDREKLQERLAKLAGGVAVIKVGAATETELKERKLRIEDALNSTRAAVEEGIVAGGGTSLMNVYTKVASIVAEGDEATGINIVLRALEEPVRQIAINAGLEGSVVVERLKGEKVGVGFNAATGEWVNMLETGIVDPAKVTRSALQNAASVAAMFLTTEAVVADKPEPNAPAMPDMGGMGMGGMGGMM; from the coding sequence ATGGCAAAAGATATTAAATTTAGTGAAGAAGCACGTCGTTCGATGCTTCGCGGTGTCGACACTCTTGCAAATGCAGTAAAAGTAACGCTTGGACCAAAAGGTCGTAACGTTGTTCTTGAGAAAAAATTCGGTTCACCACTTATTACAAATGACGGTGTAACAATCGCAAAAGAAATTGAATTAGAAGATGCATTCGAAAACATGGGTGCGAAATTAGTAGCAGAAGTTGCTAGCAAAACAAATGATGTAGCTGGTGACGGAACAACAACTGCAACTGTATTAGCACAAGCTATGATTCGTGAAGGTCTTAAAAACGTAACAGCTGGTGCGAACCCAATGGGTCTTCGCAAAGGTATCGAAAAAGCTGTCGTTGCTGCAGTAGAAGAATTAAAAACGATTTCTAAACCAATCGAAGGTAAATCTTCTATCGCACAAGTAGCTGCTATTTCTGCTGCTGACGAAGAAGTAGGTCAATTAATCGCTGAAGCAATGGAGCGCGTTGGTAACGACGGCGTTATTACTTTAGAAGAATCTAAAGGTTTCACAACAGAATTAGACGTAGTAGAAGGTATGCAATTTGATCGTGGATATGCATCTCCTTACATGATTACTGATTCTGACAAAATGGAAGCAGTTCTTGATAACCCATACATCTTAATCACTGACAAAAAGATTTCTAACATTCAAGAAATCTTACCAGTATTAGAACAAGTGGTACAACAAGGTAAACCACTTCTTATCATCGCTGAAGATGTAGAAGGCGAAGCTTTAGCTACATTAGTAGTGAACAAACTTCGTGGTACATTCAATGTAGTAGCTGTTAAAGCTCCTGGATTTGGTGACCGTCGTAAAGCAATGCTAGAAGATATCGCAATCTTAACTGGTGGCGAAGTAATCACTGAAGAATTAGGCCGTGACTTAAAATCTGCTACAGTTGAATCTTTAGGACGCGCTGGTAAAGTTGTTGTAACGAAAGAAAACACAACTGTAGTTGAAGGTATCGGAAATACACAACAAATCGAAGCTCGCATCGGTCAAATCCGTGCGCAATTAGAAGAAACAACTTCTGAATTCGATCGTGAAAAATTACAAGAGCGTCTTGCAAAACTTGCAGGTGGCGTAGCAGTAATTAAAGTAGGTGCAGCAACTGAAACTGAGTTAAAAGAGCGCAAACTTCGTATTGAAGATGCACTTAACTCAACTCGTGCAGCAGTAGAAGAAGGTATCGTTGCAGGTGGTGGTACTTCACTTATGAACGTATACACAAAAGTAGCTTCTATCGTAGCTGAAGGCGACGAAGCAACAGGTATCAACATCGTACTTCGCGCACTAGAAGAGCCAGTTCGCCAAATCGCAATCAACGCTGGTCTAGAAGGATCTGTAGTTGTAGAGCGTCTAAAAGGCGAAAAAGTAGGCGTTGGTTTCAACGCAGCTACTGGCGAGTGGGTTAACATGCTTGAAACTGGTATCGTAGATCCAGCTAAAGTAACTCGCTCTGCACTTCAAAACGCAGCATCTGTTGCAGCTATGTTCTTAACAACTGAAGCTGTAGTAGCTGACAAACCAGAACCAAATGCACCAGCAATGCCTGACATGGGCGGCATGGGCATGGGCGGTATGGGCGGAATGATGTAA
- the guaA gene encoding glutamine-hydrolyzing GMP synthase, which yields MKKQHDTIIVLDFGSQYNQLIARRIREFGVYSELHPHTITAEEIKAMNPKGIIFSGGPNSVYGEGALHCDEKIFDLGLPIFGICYGMQLMTQQFGGTVERANHREYGKAVLKVENESKLYANLPEEQVVWMSHGDLVTGLPEGFVVDATSESCPIAGMSNEAKNLYGVQFHPEVRHSEHGNDLIKNFVFGVCGCSEGWNMENFIEVELEKIRETVGDKKVLCALSGGVDSSVVAVLIHKAIGDQLTCIFVDHGLLRKGEAEGVMKTFSEGFHMNVIKVDAKERFMNKLKGVEDPEQKRKIIGNEFIYVFDDEASKLQGMDFLAQGTLYTDIVESGTATAQTIKSHHNVGGLPEDMQFKLIEPLNTLFKDEVRVLGSELGIPDEIVWRQPFPGPGLGIRVLGEITEEKLEIVRESDAILREEIIKAGLDREVWQYFTALPGMRSVGVMGDERTYDYTVGIRAVTSIDGMTADWARIPWDVLEKISVRIVNEVKHVNRIVYDITSKPPATIEWE from the coding sequence TTGAAGAAGCAGCATGATACAATTATCGTTTTAGATTTTGGGAGTCAATACAATCAGTTAATAGCACGTCGAATTCGTGAGTTCGGTGTATACAGTGAACTTCATCCACACACAATTACTGCAGAAGAAATTAAAGCAATGAATCCAAAAGGGATTATCTTTTCTGGTGGACCAAATAGTGTATATGGTGAAGGTGCATTACATTGTGATGAAAAAATCTTTGACCTAGGATTACCGATCTTCGGTATTTGTTACGGTATGCAACTTATGACACAACAATTCGGTGGTACAGTAGAGCGTGCAAACCACCGTGAGTACGGAAAAGCTGTTCTGAAAGTAGAGAACGAATCAAAATTATATGCGAACCTTCCAGAAGAGCAAGTTGTATGGATGAGCCATGGCGACTTAGTAACTGGTTTACCAGAAGGATTCGTAGTAGACGCGACAAGTGAGTCTTGCCCAATTGCTGGTATGAGCAATGAAGCGAAAAACTTATACGGTGTACAATTCCACCCAGAAGTACGTCACTCTGAGCACGGTAACGATTTAATTAAAAACTTCGTATTCGGCGTATGTGGTTGTTCTGAAGGATGGAACATGGAGAACTTTATCGAAGTAGAATTAGAAAAAATTCGTGAAACTGTTGGAGACAAAAAAGTACTGTGCGCACTTAGCGGCGGTGTAGATTCTTCTGTTGTAGCAGTATTAATTCATAAAGCAATCGGCGACCAGTTAACATGTATTTTCGTTGACCACGGTTTACTTCGTAAAGGCGAAGCAGAAGGTGTTATGAAAACATTTAGCGAAGGCTTCCATATGAACGTTATTAAAGTGGATGCAAAAGAACGCTTCATGAACAAGTTAAAAGGTGTAGAAGATCCAGAACAAAAACGTAAAATCATCGGTAACGAATTCATTTACGTATTTGATGATGAAGCGTCTAAATTACAAGGAATGGACTTCCTAGCACAAGGTACACTGTACACAGACATCGTTGAAAGTGGTACTGCAACTGCACAAACAATTAAATCTCACCATAACGTTGGTGGACTTCCAGAAGACATGCAGTTCAAATTAATTGAGCCTTTAAACACGTTATTTAAAGATGAAGTACGTGTATTAGGATCAGAACTAGGAATTCCTGATGAAATCGTATGGCGTCAACCATTCCCAGGCCCTGGTCTTGGTATTCGTGTATTAGGTGAAATCACAGAAGAGAAATTAGAAATCGTTCGTGAATCTGATGCGATTTTACGTGAAGAAATTATTAAAGCGGGCTTAGACCGCGAAGTTTGGCAATACTTCACTGCGCTTCCTGGTATGCGTAGCGTAGGTGTTATGGGTGATGAGCGTACTTACGATTACACAGTAGGTATCCGCGCAGTAACATCTATCGACGGTATGACAGCTGACTGGGCACGTATCCCTTGGGACGTATTAGAGAAAATCTCTGTACGTATCGTAAACGAAGTAAAACACGTTAACCGTATCGTGTATGATATAACAAGTAAGCCACCAGCAACTATTGAGTGGGAATAG
- a CDS encoding NCS2 family permease, which translates to MKRYFQFDELGTNYKTEFIAGLTTFLSMAYVLFVNPATLSLGNVKGLPAGTGMDPGAVFVATALAAAIGSLIMGIFAKYPIALAPGMGINAFFAYTAVLTMGIPWQTAIAGTLMSGIIFIILTASGIREKIINAIPSELKFAVAAGIGLFIAFLGFQNAGIIVKNDAVLVGLGDLTKGTTLLAIFGVVTTIIFMIKKVNGAVFYGMILTAILGVATGLIDTPKAVVGAIPSLEPTFGVALTHFGDIFTVQMVIVIITFFFIDFFDTAGTLVAVANQAGLMKNNKLPRAGKALFADAIATVIGAILGTSTTTSYIKSSAGVAAGGRSGFTAVVTAGFFLLALFFSPLLSVVTPAVTAPALIIVGILMVSSLGEIDWKKFEIAVPAFFTIISMPLTYSIATGIAIGFIFYPITMVVSGRRKEIHPIMYVMGVLFVLYFIYVRK; encoded by the coding sequence ATGAAACGCTATTTTCAGTTTGATGAACTCGGCACGAATTATAAAACAGAGTTCATAGCAGGTTTAACGACATTTCTATCTATGGCTTACGTACTATTTGTCAATCCTGCTACGCTGTCACTTGGCAATGTTAAAGGGTTACCGGCAGGTACAGGAATGGATCCAGGTGCAGTATTCGTTGCTACAGCATTAGCAGCAGCGATTGGTTCGTTAATTATGGGGATTTTCGCAAAGTATCCAATTGCTTTAGCGCCAGGTATGGGAATTAACGCGTTCTTTGCTTATACGGCAGTGTTAACGATGGGAATTCCGTGGCAGACAGCAATTGCTGGAACGTTAATGTCAGGTATTATCTTTATTATTCTTACTGCTTCAGGTATTCGTGAAAAAATCATTAATGCAATTCCATCAGAGTTAAAGTTTGCAGTAGCGGCAGGTATCGGATTGTTCATTGCTTTCCTTGGATTCCAAAATGCCGGAATTATCGTGAAAAATGATGCTGTTCTTGTTGGATTGGGGGATTTAACAAAGGGCACAACGTTACTAGCAATCTTCGGGGTTGTTACGACAATCATCTTCATGATTAAGAAAGTTAATGGTGCGGTATTCTACGGTATGATTCTTACAGCGATTTTAGGGGTAGCAACAGGATTAATTGATACTCCGAAAGCTGTAGTGGGAGCAATACCTAGTCTAGAACCAACGTTCGGTGTGGCGTTAACGCACTTCGGAGACATTTTCACTGTTCAAATGGTGATTGTTATTATAACGTTCTTCTTTATCGATTTCTTTGATACAGCAGGTACGCTTGTAGCGGTTGCGAATCAAGCAGGATTAATGAAGAACAATAAATTACCACGTGCAGGAAAAGCGTTATTTGCAGATGCGATTGCAACTGTAATTGGTGCGATCTTGGGTACATCAACAACAACGTCTTATATTAAATCTTCTGCAGGGGTAGCAGCGGGTGGACGTTCTGGATTTACAGCAGTTGTAACAGCAGGATTCTTTTTACTGGCACTATTCTTCTCACCATTACTAAGTGTTGTAACACCAGCTGTAACGGCACCAGCATTAATTATTGTAGGGATCTTGATGGTTTCTTCTTTAGGAGAGATTGATTGGAAGAAATTCGAGATTGCAGTACCAGCATTCTTTACAATCATTTCAATGCCACTTACGTATAGTATTGCGACAGGAATTGCGATCGGGTTTATCTTCTATCCAATTACAATGGTAGTAAGCGGTCGTCGTAAAGAGATTCATCCAATTATGTATGTTATGGGAGTTTTATTTGTACTATATTTCATCTACGTTCGTAAATAA
- a CDS encoding response regulator transcription factor: MANETILVVDDEKEIRNLITIYLKNEGYKVLQAGDGEEGLRLLEENEVHLVVLDIMMPKVDGIHMCMKVREEKEMPIIMLSAKTQDMDKILGLTTGADDYVTKPFNPLELIARIKSQLRRYMKMNGFAIQNEDELEIGEMKINISTHKVIVDGEEVKLTPREFSILELLARNPGMVFSAEQIYEKVWNERSFQSDNTVMVHIRKVREKIEENPRKPRYIKTVWGVGYKIEKDI, encoded by the coding sequence GTGGCAAACGAAACAATACTTGTCGTAGATGATGAAAAAGAAATTAGGAATCTTATTACAATCTATTTAAAGAATGAAGGATATAAGGTGTTGCAAGCAGGGGACGGAGAAGAAGGATTACGTTTACTAGAAGAAAATGAAGTACACCTAGTCGTATTAGATATTATGATGCCGAAAGTAGACGGTATCCATATGTGTATGAAAGTAAGGGAAGAAAAAGAAATGCCAATTATTATGCTTTCCGCGAAAACGCAAGATATGGATAAGATTTTAGGATTAACAACAGGTGCAGATGATTACGTGACGAAACCATTTAATCCGTTAGAGTTAATCGCAAGAATTAAATCTCAGTTACGTCGTTATATGAAAATGAATGGTTTCGCTATACAAAATGAGGACGAGCTAGAAATTGGAGAGATGAAAATAAACATCTCAACCCATAAAGTTATTGTGGATGGAGAAGAAGTGAAACTGACTCCGAGGGAATTTTCAATTTTAGAATTGCTAGCCCGTAATCCGGGAATGGTCTTTAGTGCAGAGCAAATTTATGAAAAGGTTTGGAACGAAAGGTCTTTCCAGTCGGATAATACGGTAATGGTTCATATTCGGAAAGTGCGTGAAAAGATTGAGGAGAATCCAAGGAAGCCTAGATATATAAAAACAGTATGGGGAGTGGGGTATAAGATTGAAAAAGATATTTAA
- the ampS gene encoding aminopeptidase AmpS has translation MKKIFNPFTYVRKTRQLIEKLVKSVRKSIRIQLITTFAACALLGVLSAKAAAPFFENANRKATIDYRAGMEQINHQAQGAANSSVHENKLEAISNMIEMENQNLERGSSALKILVTDESGKVLYKTKQAQEEQIDLHNTIRNAASFAINYSNGRDVFENTRKEFIAFSPITIEDKNLYMFVSGIPDGVVMYDTQEGPFPFLIGVLVFIFSFFYITKRKMKQIEAMAEGVKEIEKGNLAYRIEKKGEDEIASLTENINNMAEELMNNIEKERKLEKQKNELITNVSHDLRTPLTSIMGYLRLLRDSKYENMEQHDEYTRIAFVKSEQLKNLIEDLFEYTKLTNEQVVLEKQEVCINELLEQLIEELVPQAEEHGLTFVKKFPEERTYAAIDSEKMVRVFDNLLMNAIKYSKDDGEIKVSLQRQRRDIQIVIANHSEEFTREELASLFERFYKKDQSRSRVTEGSGLGLAIAKSIVELQGGSIRAEYEDGIIQFIVSLPIIER, from the coding sequence TTGAAAAAGATATTTAATCCATTTACTTATGTAAGGAAAACAAGACAATTAATTGAGAAATTAGTAAAGAGCGTACGAAAGAGTATAAGAATTCAATTGATTACTACTTTTGCTGCTTGTGCGTTATTAGGAGTTTTGTCAGCAAAGGCAGCTGCACCATTTTTTGAGAATGCAAATCGTAAAGCGACTATCGATTATCGAGCTGGTATGGAACAAATTAATCATCAAGCTCAAGGAGCCGCAAATAGTTCGGTTCATGAAAATAAATTAGAAGCTATATCCAATATGATCGAAATGGAGAACCAAAATTTAGAGCGAGGATCTAGCGCTTTAAAAATACTGGTTACTGATGAGAGTGGTAAAGTTTTATATAAAACGAAGCAGGCACAAGAAGAGCAAATCGATTTGCATAATACGATTCGTAATGCAGCGTCATTTGCGATTAACTATTCAAATGGTCGAGATGTATTTGAAAATACGAGAAAAGAATTTATAGCTTTTTCACCTATTACAATAGAAGATAAGAATTTATATATGTTCGTTAGTGGAATACCAGATGGTGTAGTAATGTATGATACGCAAGAAGGACCATTTCCATTTTTAATTGGTGTACTCGTGTTCATCTTCTCTTTCTTCTATATAACAAAGAGAAAGATGAAGCAAATTGAAGCGATGGCAGAAGGTGTAAAGGAAATAGAAAAAGGCAACTTAGCGTACCGTATTGAGAAGAAAGGTGAAGATGAGATTGCGTCTTTAACTGAGAATATTAATAATATGGCAGAAGAGCTTATGAATAATATAGAAAAGGAACGTAAATTAGAAAAGCAAAAGAATGAGCTTATTACAAATGTATCTCATGATTTGCGTACACCCCTTACTTCTATTATGGGGTACTTACGATTACTTCGAGATTCTAAATACGAGAATATGGAACAACATGATGAGTATACGAGAATAGCTTTTGTGAAGTCGGAGCAGTTAAAGAATTTAATAGAAGATTTATTTGAGTATACGAAGTTAACAAATGAGCAAGTTGTATTGGAAAAACAAGAGGTTTGTATAAATGAGTTATTGGAGCAATTAATAGAAGAGTTAGTACCGCAGGCGGAAGAGCATGGCCTTACTTTTGTTAAGAAGTTTCCTGAGGAACGTACCTATGCAGCGATTGATTCGGAAAAGATGGTCCGTGTATTTGATAATTTATTAATGAACGCGATTAAGTATAGTAAAGATGATGGGGAGATAAAGGTTTCTCTTCAAAGGCAGCGCAGGGATATACAAATTGTAATTGCAAATCATAGTGAAGAGTTTACGAGAGAAGAGTTAGCGAGTTTGTTTGAACGCTTTTATAAGAAAGATCAATCTCGAAGTAGAGTAACAGAAGGATCGGGCCTTGGATTGGCAATTGCGAAAAGTATTGTTGAATTACAAGGTGGTAGTATTCGAGCCGAATATGAGGATGGTATTATTCAATTTATCGTCTCGTTACCAATTATAGAAAGATAA